The following DNA comes from Centropristis striata isolate RG_2023a ecotype Rhode Island chromosome 3, C.striata_1.0, whole genome shotgun sequence.
TACATGAAGTGTGTTGTGGAAGAGAAACAAGAgcagtgtgtgttaatgtttttgtttaataacCACATGTAATAAATCACAGTTACAGCTTGGGATGGGGCCCACTACAGACTAAGCCTCTATGTGTAATTAATCACACAGTTACAGCCAGGGCCATGGGCAGCCTTGGCTGCTAGGAGGTTAGATAAGGCTAAGGATGGTTTAGTGATTCTTTAATGAGACTGGAGTAAGGATTCTCTGATGTTTTCCCCAAATAAGAACTGAGTAAtgatccttaaaaaaaaaacccaaaaaacaaaccatgCAGGCCCCACCAGAATATTGGTGTCACTTGGTGAAGGGTTCGAGAGTTCAGTGGGGTTTCAAGCTAAGAGTGTAATGATGTAAGTAAAGCTGGTAGCTAGGCAACTGAATGGCCAATGGAGGAAGGAGAATGACACCATTGAAACAATGGCGTATGAGTTGTTATTTTTTGGAAAGGTGAGCAACAAGTAGCCCACCAATGAGGAATTGTGTAGAAGTCTGTATGGTATATAAGGTGTAGCCCAACCGAGAATTCTTCAGTCAATCTTGGTCCGGATGATTGACTCTGGTTTATTGTCTCCTGTGTGAGAATAAACTCTACTGCATCAAACTCTGGTCATCTCCTGAGTACTTTTATGCTTGTATTTTGTATCAAGTCTTAAGGGGAAAGAATTGGTGCATATCTTGCTGTATTAGTGGTCCAGTGCCTTCATCTGGCCCAGGCTTGGGCCACTAAAATTCTACACAACattgtacataataaagtggcggtgttgtcttctgctgcagtactaccctacaaagcaaaaaggcagtaactgcatttttggtaaaacaagagttattatcattttcatgatattcaaggcatcctttgttatgtgacaaaacatcttatatcaaatgtgtgtcgttttggagaaaaatggtagtcgtttgtacagtaactgcaaaaagcCCTAGTGAAGTACAGCTTAGCAATGTGAGACTTAAAGCAGCCGTTTCAGCACCAGAACAGCTTCCGGGTGGAAAATATTGAcctaaaatggtcaaattagtTTGGGTTTGGTATATCCATGTTCAGGAAAACAAATTGTTCCAATTATTTCAAATACAGTGTATCTAACACACCCAGAGCCCAAGTTGTGGCAAAATAGTTTTCGGAGAATCTACTGCCTTTTTCCTTGGTATGGTGTCAGGTTTTTGGTAAGTAATACAAAGCAagaatacagtaactgcaaaataggggtaaaatatacaattaaatATGAGCATTgacatgcacaaaaaataagctaatataaagtaacaaaacagccacatgtcCAATAATCTACCTGCAACTACTTAGGGTAGcttacaggataactttaaagtaatttttctcagttctgcactctgcgtagttactacctttttgctttgtagggcagagtagctcatctgcttcaaggttggacatgttgtgccTTTGTAGGATAAATCCATAGATGAATCCACATTGAAATGTTACCTAAGTACACAGGTGAAATATCAAAttcatgggaaaggaaaactTCTTGGACGAAAGTCAGCATAGCGCATCCTGagcggatgctctggttgatatGATAACATTAGAATAAGAACATAATCTCCCAAGTGTACTCACATAtcaaatgattgtcataacaggaaagtacaggacattaaaaccttagttacaaagaaacaatgacgAACAAACTGAAGTGAAATTAGGTGGACAGAGGCGTTGTCTGCCAGAGTTGTTCTGACCATTGGATGCGTTGTATCATCCGATTTTATGTCTGATGTCtgctaaataaatcccgcacaaggctgtgattcGAATCTATTtgttcgtcaagtgttttctttaaagattttctacaacaccttcagagatggtcttctgcataccttggttgtaacgagtggttatttgagttactgttgcctttttaTCATCTgttcattctcctctgacctctggcatcaacaaggcattttggctcaGAGAACTGCTGCTCAATGCATATTTTCTCTTTCgcaccattctctgtaaaccctagagatggttggtagatcacctttcttcctcattctgatgctcgctttgaacttcagcagctcgtcttcaccatctCTCCATGACTAAATGCTTTGAGTTGCTTCCATGTGATTgactgattagatatttgcgttgAGGAAAAGTTGCACAGGTGTACCTAGttaagtggccagtgagtgtatgtTTTGCTGATGctcctgtccacagcagtacagttgcatctcaataaattagaatatcctagaaaagtttatttatgccagtaattcaattcaaaaagtggaaataacacattatatagatcaattactcacagaacaaaacatttcatgtcttaattaatttaatttattctaattataatgattatggcttacattcaatagagacctaaaattcagtgtctcaaaaatgtgaatattacaaaagaccaattttaaaaagtatgtttaatatggaaatgttggccacTGAAAGTATGTCCAtatatatgcactcaatacttgctatttgacttgaactactggaaatggacttttccatcatattccagtgtattgagatgtacctgtacattgcttagcttcagTACTCCTCCCTGCTTATCCAAACCCATGATTCAATTCGAGTTATTTTTAAGGTCATGAATGGATTCTAATTTTGATTTAAACTTTCAGCACTGACAGCTATGCCATTAAGTCttgatttttcaaaaaaaaaaaaaaaaatcgttcAAATTGGCACAAATCGAAACTTAATATCTTGCCTACACCTCAGTATGTGAAAAATAACCTGTAACTTCCGCCCTTGcacagagataaaaaaaaaaagtgaggacTATCAGAGgtatgcaataataataataataataataataataatgtataaaaaaaacagtattacAGCAGTGAACTATTACTATCGAAAAAAATAGTTAagagctttttttaattttactttttacccaaacaaaatgaaatgcagACACAACGAGTCATTTCTCACATTACATTCCTACAGCATCATATCACCATCTTTTTTGTGAAgcctattcaaatattttagtCACACCCattcactgataaaaaaaaaaactggagcagagaaaacacttaatCAGGAAGTGAAACTACACTTCGCAGACCTGGCAGAGGAGATGAACCGTATCTGCTGTCCGATCTGCAGTAAAGTCCTCAGCCGGGGTGCGACCACACCGTGCGGACACAACTTCTGCCTGCAGTGCCTCCAGGACCACTGGGACCGGGACGAGAGGAGACAGCGTCCCTGCAGCTGTCCGGAGTGTGGACACAAGTTTCCCTCCAGACCTCAGGCGATAGGGACGTCAGCTGACATgctgagagacaaagagaaggGGAAACAGTCCATGAAGAGACGCTGGACAGAAACCCCAGCAgggagcagagtgtgtgtgagacacaGCAGCCCTCTGGATATTTACTGCTGCACGGAGGAGCAGATCATCTGTGCAGAGTGTGCCTCAGCTGAGCATACGGGACACACCATCGGCTCagtgagggaggagaggaggaggaaacaggTACAGAAACACGGAAATACTAACATTTCTGGCTTTTCCCCCCGTTGGTAATCCAGCAAGATGACTCCTGTGGTCTGAATTTAAccttttatcaggcaaagaactatatttggtaactttgggtaatatttcgagaaaaaagttgcaaatttacttgattaaagtggcaaatctacaagaaaaaacttgCAAAATAAGTACTTaaacttttaatacttttgtattttttacttcattaagttttgaatgcaggacttttacttttcgCTAAGTAATTTgtgtgttattagtacttttaatgaaataagggatctgaatacttcttccagcaCTGGTTATTGCACAATCAAAAAGGAACATGTCATATTCAAGTTCAAACACTTCACATCATTTAACAACCGACAATtaacaaaaagtaaatttacttgacaaaaataaataattaaactaaaATGCAAGTGGTTAATCAGGAATTATGtataacaaatattttattaaaataatttgattattgtCACACATACATTATGCGCAAAAGAATacaatactgaaccccaaacccACTTTCATAAAACTAAACACATGATGTGTATTTCTATCCAATACACACTGTAGGAGGAGCTGAAGAACATACAAACAAAATCCAAGCAGATTCtccagaaagaagaaaagaaattgaagaagatGGAGATGACGCTCAAACAGATTCAGGTGAGCAGAACGTGTGACTTCATACTGTATGTGCTCTGGATACAAGTCAAGATGtttaattagggctgggcgagtGAGACATCGTCAAAAAGTGAGAggcaggattaaaaaaaataaactggacAGTGGGGCACCAGCTCTCTGAAAGTTTTCTAGCATgtagttttttcccccatagGTGAATTTAAGAGGGGACTTAAATTCAGGGCACAAGGTTGGTGGCCCTCTCTCCCTAATGTCAaccataaacattttttcaatctCGCTTTTATTGAAATGGTAAAAATCTAGTGGCCAAACAATGTTGtgacaatatgtgtgtgtgtatatatatatatatatatatatatatatatatactctatatataatgtttgtatgtaagtatatcttttttttcttcttgtttattGCTTTTCTCAACAAAAGCAGCCATACAGATAACAAAACTCTGAAAACAGATAAAGTAAAACCATTTTGAGAGACAATATATGTAAACATTGAAAAGTAATCAAGAGCAATACAtactaaaaacacactaaacaacaacaaataagaaataaaaattatatatataaaataaaaaacaacacacatgtCAGTAGTAAGTAATAAGTACCTTATTTAGGTGAAGTTGGAGTACACAAGAAAGCTTGTGGTTACTTCAAATAGACTGTTTATTGAATTATCAGAAAACAGGCTATATGTTAATATATAGAGAGAATATTTTGGCCATAACCCCCGCCCTACATTTGACAAATAGAAACATGACCCCACTGATGCCACATGTTTGTGTATAAAACAGGAGGAGGCGAGAGAAGCTCAGGACTACTGTGAAATGGTCCTGGTGGGCGTCATAGACTGCCTCCAGAAACGTTACATGTCCGTGAGGAGGCAGATCAGacgtcaggaggaggaggcgacAGCTCAGGTTCAGACCTCCCTACAGAGCCTGCAGGCAAAGATGAAGGAGATGAAGAAGAGAGACGCTGAGCTGGATCATCTGGCAGAGACTGACTGTGATGTCCACTTCCTGCAGGTTCTGTGATCACACCTCCAGAAGCTTTTCCTGCTTCTGGATAATAGATGATGACTTAATTTGTCTGTCTCTTCTCAGGAATGGCCCTCTGTGCGTCGCCTCTGTGAAAGAGACCGTCTCCGTCCTCTCTGTGAGGTTTCAGAGGATCCGCTGCTCCCCTTTGAGCCCACGAAGAGAGCCGTCGACCAGATCGGGAGGCAACTGGAGCAATTTTGCCACAAAGAATTCGCCACAATCTTGCAAGCTGGTATGAGTCTTTGGTGACATGTGGGAATGTTTCAACATTAATcttacttttcttttaaaaatgatgacattttGGCTTTTATTCACTATTTAATCAATATAGCTGATGATGAAGAGCAGCAGGAatcaggaggagagacagatgaGGAAGACATGGAGCAATGTGAAGCCAGTACCTCACAATCCCACGGTTTGTgctaatcattattattaatagttaAGTTCAGGGGAAGGTTTTCAACCTCCTCTGTGGATTAAAACCACTGATTTTACTGACTTTACCACCTTAGTAAAGTGAGTAAAATGATGATTGAATATATTGAAATGCAACAACTTGTAtgcaataaaatacttttattactaAAAGATCTCAGTGTGTTTCAACATGATATCTGTCTTCAGTGTTAAGTGAGCTACCACTGACTCATCTATATCACTACCAAAACCACAATATAACAACTTATATAGAACGgaacaaataaatcaattatacttatttttttaaagtaatattattgtggaaaatgataataatttcaacTTCAGCTACAGTCTGTGGCATAGGTTATCTGTGACCTTAACAATATGTGTGCTAACTTGTTCCTTTACTTATCACCTATTTGCGCAGGTGTCACCATCTGCCCTCATAAATGCACAAGTTTATATTAGTGAGACCTGAATCTAAGTAGACGGGGAGGTAACAGGGCCTCCTTATCTCACCAACAAGCATT
Coding sequences within:
- the LOC131967290 gene encoding tripartite motif-containing protein 16-like — translated: MNRICCPICSKVLSRGATTPCGHNFCLQCLQDHWDRDERRQRPCSCPECGHKFPSRPQAIGTSADMLRDKEKGKQSMKRRWTETPAGSRVCVRHSSPLDIYCCTEEQIICAECASAEHTGHTIGSVREERRRKQEELKNIQTKSKQILQKEEKKLKKMEMTLKQIQEEAREAQDYCEMVLVGVIDCLQKRYMSVRRQIRRQEEEATAQVQTSLQSLQAKMKEMKKRDAELDHLAETDCDVHFLQEWPSVRRLCERDRLRPLCEVSEDPLLPFEPTKRAVDQIGRQLEQFCHKEFATILQAADDEEQQESGGETDEEDMEQCEASTSQSHGFCRVNNTQTEKVEPKTRTEFLRYACSLSLDPATAHVDLVISAGDKEVSRVQCKSPTIRYPQRFLHRHQVLCREGLQAECCYYEIEIEGDKAEIALAYKGIDRKARSKLSAFGATENSWSLDCSTHYSVSHRAESIQLTAEPSRRLSRLGVYLKFKEGTLSFYEVSESDTMKFLYMVEAEFTEPLYPGFWLGEKCLIRICDLSL